A portion of the Sphingobacterium spiritivorum genome contains these proteins:
- the pstC gene encoding phosphate ABC transporter permease subunit PstC, whose product MRFKKRLLIDHLFKIIFKSTGFLVLALLGGIFFMLIYNAFAFFADVKPLDFITGMEWNPTANDPAYGILPLIVSTSLVSFGAMAIAIPLGICTAAFISEYASERVKNILKPTIEMLAAIPSVVIGFLGIVVLGPEIASLAGLSNGLNALNGAILLAIMALPTIITVSEDAIHAIPKTYKEASYAMGANKWQTLLKITIPAAAPGIIAAVMLGVGRAIGETMTVLMATGNASSFPTGFFDSMKTITATIAIEMGEVPYQTTHYFGLFAIATVLFFMTMIANLVGEFFINRFRKYHGV is encoded by the coding sequence ATGAGGTTTAAGAAAAGACTATTAATAGATCATTTGTTTAAGATCATCTTCAAATCTACAGGTTTTTTAGTGTTAGCACTTTTAGGCGGGATTTTCTTTATGTTGATTTATAATGCATTTGCCTTTTTTGCAGATGTCAAACCGTTGGATTTTATTACGGGAATGGAGTGGAATCCTACAGCAAACGATCCTGCCTATGGAATCCTGCCTCTCATTGTCAGCACTTCACTGGTCTCTTTTGGAGCGATGGCGATAGCCATTCCGCTCGGGATCTGCACAGCGGCCTTTATTTCTGAATATGCGAGTGAGCGGGTAAAAAATATTTTAAAGCCAACTATCGAAATGCTGGCTGCTATTCCCTCGGTAGTTATAGGTTTTCTCGGTATTGTCGTGTTGGGACCGGAGATTGCTTCACTGGCCGGCCTGTCTAACGGTTTAAATGCACTGAATGGAGCTATTTTGCTGGCTATAATGGCATTACCAACTATTATTACAGTGTCTGAGGATGCGATACATGCCATTCCTAAGACATATAAAGAGGCTAGCTATGCGATGGGAGCAAATAAATGGCAGACATTATTGAAAATCACTATTCCTGCGGCAGCACCGGGAATTATAGCAGCTGTGATGCTGGGAGTTGGAAGAGCCATAGGCGAGACGATGACCGTACTTATGGCAACAGGTAATGCTTCTTCATTTCCAACAGGATTCTTTGATTCGATGAAAACAATTACTGCAACTATTGCCATAGAAATGGGTGAGGTTCCTTATCAGACGACTCATTATTTTGGCCTTTTTGCTATTGCCACAGTTTTGTTTTTTATGACAATGATTGCCAATCTGGTTGGAGAGTTTTTTATTAACCGATTTAGAAAATATCATGGGGTTTAA
- the pstA gene encoding phosphate ABC transporter permease PstA, protein MGFKLKRLTPIIEWGTLLGSTLLVCLFLVIILWEIASKGASVISWDFISTLPKEAMTKGGILSPIVGTVLLTLITALFAIPFGICCAIYLNEYAQDNVLTRLIRAAIRNLSGVPSIIYGLFGLALFVQALNMGTSLMAAGLTLGLLSLPYIITTTEEALMRIPQSTREGALGVGATQFECIKDVVLPSAMPGILTGVVLTLSRAAGETAPILFTGAAFYINGTNGYMNQEFMALPYHLYMLSTQHQAIEEVRPIAYGTALILVVVVFLMNLTAFYIRYKYRKND, encoded by the coding sequence ATGGGGTTTAAATTAAAAAGGCTGACACCAATTATCGAATGGGGGACACTTCTCGGAAGTACATTACTGGTCTGTCTTTTTCTGGTCATTATTCTTTGGGAAATAGCGTCTAAAGGCGCGAGTGTAATATCCTGGGATTTTATCAGTACACTTCCGAAGGAGGCCATGACAAAAGGAGGGATACTGTCACCTATTGTTGGTACAGTATTACTAACACTTATAACAGCATTATTTGCTATACCCTTTGGCATTTGCTGTGCTATTTATCTGAATGAGTATGCACAGGATAATGTATTGACTCGTCTTATACGGGCAGCTATCCGTAACCTTTCTGGTGTACCTTCCATTATTTACGGTCTGTTCGGGCTTGCGTTATTTGTGCAGGCATTAAATATGGGAACTTCTCTGATGGCTGCAGGTCTCACATTGGGACTGCTGTCTTTACCTTATATTATTACTACTACGGAAGAGGCTTTGATGCGTATACCTCAAAGTACAAGAGAAGGTGCTTTAGGAGTAGGAGCAACTCAGTTTGAGTGTATAAAAGATGTGGTACTGCCTTCAGCGATGCCGGGAATACTTACAGGAGTAGTCCTTACGCTTTCGCGTGCAGCAGGAGAAACGGCACCGATACTGTTTACAGGAGCCGCTTTTTACATAAACGGAACGAACGGGTATATGAATCAGGAATTCATGGCTTTACCCTACCATTTATATATGTTGTCTACACAACATCAGGCTATTGAAGAAGTCAGACCTATTGCCTACGGAACAGCTTTGATACTGGTGGTGGTGGTTTTCCTTATGAATCTTACAGCATTCTATATCCGATATAAATACAGAAAAAATGATTAA
- the pstB gene encoding phosphate ABC transporter ATP-binding protein PstB — MINKLAANNLNLSFGNKQILKNINVDFPANKVTALIGPSGCGKSTLLRSFNRMHDLSPDAHIEGKLLLDGQDIYNRDMPVTEVRKRIGMVFQKANPFPKSIYENIAYGLKINNLPYDKSVIQRTLEEAFLWEEVKDDLKKPAARLSGGQQQRLCIARTVALRPEVILMDEPCSALDPVSTLKIEELILKLKEDYTIVIVTHNMQQAQRVADKTVFMYLGEVKEEGPTDQLFNDPNHEITKNYIKGKFG; from the coding sequence ATGATTAATAAACTAGCTGCTAACAACCTCAACCTGAGCTTTGGTAATAAACAGATTCTGAAGAATATTAATGTGGATTTTCCTGCCAATAAAGTTACTGCTCTGATTGGCCCTTCGGGTTGTGGCAAGAGTACATTACTTCGTAGTTTTAACAGAATGCACGACTTGTCTCCGGATGCCCATATTGAAGGCAAACTATTGCTGGACGGACAGGATATTTACAACAGAGATATGCCCGTGACGGAAGTCAGGAAACGTATTGGTATGGTTTTTCAAAAAGCAAATCCATTTCCGAAAAGTATATATGAGAATATTGCCTATGGTCTCAAGATCAATAACCTGCCTTATGATAAATCGGTAATACAACGTACGTTAGAAGAAGCTTTTTTATGGGAAGAGGTTAAGGATGATCTGAAAAAGCCTGCTGCCAGACTTTCCGGCGGACAGCAGCAGCGTCTGTGTATAGCCCGCACAGTGGCTCTGCGACCTGAAGTTATTCTGATGGACGAACCTTGTTCTGCGCTGGACCCGGTGAGTACGCTTAAGATAGAAGAATTGATACTTAAACTGAAAGAGGATTATACGATTGTCATTGTCACACACAATATGCAACAGGCTCAGCGTGTAGCAGATAAGACTGTATTTATGTATCTGGGCGAAGTAAAAGAAGAGGGACCTACGGATCAACTGTTCAATGATCCTAACCATGAGATTACGAAAAATTATATTAAAGGTAAATTCGGATAG
- a CDS encoding sigma-70 family RNA polymerase sigma factor: protein MSVQHRPLDLVEYPLNTGVESDFDYIYLTYFAPLCYFASKFVDDQAVDIVNSLFAKLWTNEIVLNNAAHAQSFLYLSAKNACLDYIKTSGRAKERDAEFSYLYQLSEEDLQLEVVYVEYMAEIYREINNLPVQCSKIIKLSYLDGVKNEKIAEQLNISVQTVKNQKSKGLKILRKLFINHPDKYLFFLFLFKL, encoded by the coding sequence ATGAGTGTGCAGCATAGACCTTTAGATCTTGTTGAATATCCCTTGAACACCGGAGTGGAGTCGGATTTTGATTATATATATCTGACTTATTTTGCTCCACTGTGCTACTTTGCTTCTAAGTTTGTGGATGATCAGGCAGTGGATATTGTGAATAGTTTATTTGCTAAACTATGGACAAATGAAATCGTCCTTAATAATGCTGCTCACGCACAATCTTTTTTGTATTTATCTGCCAAAAATGCCTGTCTTGATTACATAAAAACCAGTGGGAGAGCCAAAGAAAGAGACGCAGAATTTAGTTATTTATACCAACTTTCTGAAGAAGACTTACAATTAGAGGTTGTATACGTGGAATATATGGCCGAAATCTATCGTGAAATTAATAATCTACCAGTCCAGTGCAGTAAAATTATTAAGCTGAGTTATCTTGATGGAGTGAAGAATGAAAAAATAGCAGAACAACTTAATATCAGTGTACAGACCGTAAAGAATCAAAAGTCCAAAGGCCTTAAAATATTGAGAAAACTATTTATCAATCATCCGGATAAGTATCTCTTTTTCCTTTTTCTGTTTAAATTGTAA
- a CDS encoding FecR family protein: MENQYRIIYLLTGKRKGILSEEELVELEEWISNEGSNRLFAERLADQNNREESLNKLQYFADYQSLSQFKHSHQHLKPALRKSFLKNLPSHYWAAAVLFIFCSAIALYFTISSQPVQQEDQLTRAGKDISPGKDQAILQLADGKHIALEELKNGESLDINGLRILKSADGEISYSSSSAVSDVQPTNRIVTPRGGQYKVRLSDGTRVWLGAESELEYAVQFGSEKREVKLSGEAFFEVTHVQNKQNENIPFQVRMSSQTIEVLGTSFNVAAYPQDRTNRTTLVNGKIRINTAYSSNILRPGQQALVSKDGKSIQVYEVDVSNMDEWKNKSFRFEEESIQEIMNKVARWYDVDVVYEGKITEELFSGVVSKYENPAKVLKLLELTGKVKFRIEGRRIIVMA; this comes from the coding sequence ATGGAAAATCAGTATAGAATAATATATTTACTAACCGGTAAAAGGAAAGGAATTCTCAGTGAGGAGGAACTTGTGGAGCTGGAAGAATGGATCAGTAATGAGGGATCAAACCGGCTCTTTGCTGAACGACTTGCAGATCAGAATAACCGGGAAGAAAGCCTAAATAAACTGCAGTATTTTGCAGACTATCAGTCTTTATCACAATTTAAACATTCACATCAGCATCTTAAACCTGCACTTCGCAAATCTTTTCTCAAAAATCTTCCTTCCCATTACTGGGCTGCAGCTGTATTATTTATTTTTTGTAGTGCAATAGCTCTGTACTTTACGATCAGTTCCCAGCCTGTTCAGCAGGAAGATCAATTGACCAGAGCCGGCAAAGATATTTCTCCCGGAAAAGATCAGGCTATATTACAATTAGCCGATGGAAAGCATATAGCATTGGAAGAGCTGAAGAATGGTGAATCATTGGATATTAATGGTTTACGTATTTTGAAATCAGCAGATGGTGAGATTTCATACAGCTCCTCTTCTGCCGTGTCGGATGTGCAGCCTACCAATCGCATAGTGACGCCCAGAGGCGGGCAGTACAAAGTCAGGCTTTCTGATGGTACCAGGGTGTGGTTAGGTGCCGAATCCGAATTAGAGTATGCTGTTCAGTTTGGATCAGAGAAGCGTGAAGTAAAATTATCAGGAGAAGCTTTCTTTGAGGTGACACATGTTCAAAATAAACAAAATGAAAATATTCCTTTTCAGGTCAGGATGTCATCACAGACTATTGAGGTATTGGGAACTTCTTTTAACGTAGCAGCCTATCCTCAGGACCGTACAAATCGCACCACTTTAGTAAACGGTAAAATCAGAATTAATACCGCTTATAGTTCTAATATCTTACGACCAGGTCAACAGGCACTGGTTTCTAAAGATGGAAAGAGTATTCAGGTTTACGAAGTAGATGTATCAAATATGGATGAATGGAAAAATAAGAGCTTCAGATTTGAGGAAGAATCCATTCAGGAAATTATGAATAAGGTAGCCCGTTGGTATGATGTAGATGTCGTATACGAGGGCAAGATAACGGAAGAACTATTTTCAGGAGTCGTCTCTAAATATGAGAATCCCGCCAAAGTACTTAAGTTATTGGAATTGACCGGAAAAGTTAAATTCAGAATAGAAGGAAGGAGGATTATCGTTATGGCTTAG
- a CDS encoding TonB-dependent receptor, with product MKIKNYKKAFMRINLIFIFLLSCIVSAYSSVSYAQKVNLHTKNASIREVFESIRKQTSYNFIYSKRLLEKSRPVTVNLNNVSVKDALEACFEGQPISYKLQGENIVISTKTNDPTSGINTGLQQNISGRVRLKGENGTLYAPGVSIRVKGKDAATSTDANGHFSISAAIGDVLSISFVGYISREITIRDASGIEVTLEEQVNELDAVVITGYTTQEKRSITGAMSSIKKESIENVPVQSFDRAMQGQVSGVNVMAANGVPGGPVRINIRGTGSITAGNEPLIIVDGVQLNTSTSSGQTASNPLAFLNNNDIESIEVLKDGAAASIYGAQAANGVVLVTTKAGKAGKTKVNLNYYNGITSPMPEMKMLNTQQFFQSRLESRNNRYPTRTPERNRADILTGMGFPADMTDEEIAALPTYNWQEAAFRTGHTNNADLSISGGNDKTTFFLSGSYNKTDGNVVSIDFERATAKLGLTHKLTDRLSLATNINLSTITQNGTSGSNGSTGAYAAPQYSAPMILPFIPVYNADGSYNAPIDGFPGSSNRNPIQESVVGTLQSRTKALVSNFSATYQINSKLSFKSFYGIDYRIIDDERYVDPRTRSGAASQGSLTIGKRQNSNFLTNQTLNYKTTFAEDHNLSALLGAEYRYDNREISSVTGTGFTTYQFRSLQSAAIITAGTGSWTGFKRAGVFGQVNYDFQKKYLLSAVLRYDGSSRFGKNNKFGWFPAISAGWNMSEEAFLKDQEWINQLKLRVGYGETGNDAIGNFDSRALYGSSSSSNYNQEPGIYPSGIENALLKWERNVTTNIGVDYAFFNNRVQGSVEVFRRLSKDLLLDKPLPYLSGFSNVTSNVGKLKNEGIEFEIRTRNIQSDDFSWSTNFNISFLRNRVLGLLGDDKVLPGNQSVRVGYALGTNVTYQYAGVNSATGRPMWYDANGEITYQPSAPNDYKIFGNQLSDFYGGFTNTFQYKGFSLNVFFHYDYGRELSNSGMNSKWYANGGDYRNTLEWIFNNRWTTPGQLTTVPRPFDGNAETNGMSQVSSSSRYLEDASFIRLKNVSLSYQLPKSWTSRLKLSDVKVYAQGENLATWTKWTGYDPELIIDSGDFSSTQGAIPQTRAYTLGVQIGF from the coding sequence ATGAAAATAAAGAACTATAAGAAGGCCTTTATGCGTATTAATCTTATTTTTATTTTTCTGCTTTCTTGTATTGTGAGTGCTTATTCTTCAGTGAGTTATGCGCAGAAGGTTAACCTCCATACAAAAAATGCCTCCATCAGAGAGGTTTTCGAATCTATTCGAAAGCAGACATCCTATAATTTTATTTATTCGAAACGTCTCCTGGAAAAATCCAGACCAGTGACTGTAAATCTGAATAATGTAAGCGTAAAAGACGCACTTGAAGCCTGTTTTGAGGGACAGCCTATTTCCTACAAACTACAGGGCGAAAATATTGTAATCAGCACCAAAACCAACGATCCAACTTCCGGAATAAATACCGGATTACAGCAAAATATCAGTGGAAGAGTGCGTCTTAAAGGTGAAAACGGAACCTTGTACGCTCCTGGTGTAAGCATCCGCGTCAAAGGAAAAGATGCCGCTACGTCGACTGATGCTAACGGGCATTTTTCGATAAGTGCTGCAATCGGCGATGTACTGAGTATTTCTTTTGTAGGTTATATTTCACGGGAGATCACTATAAGAGATGCCTCGGGTATTGAGGTGACACTGGAAGAACAGGTCAACGAGTTGGATGCTGTAGTCATTACGGGTTACACCACTCAGGAAAAAAGATCTATTACCGGAGCGATGTCCTCGATTAAAAAGGAATCTATTGAAAATGTTCCGGTGCAGTCCTTTGATCGGGCCATGCAAGGGCAGGTTTCTGGTGTCAATGTAATGGCAGCAAACGGAGTTCCCGGAGGACCGGTAAGGATTAATATCCGTGGTACCGGATCTATTACAGCCGGAAACGAGCCTTTGATTATTGTCGATGGGGTTCAACTCAATACTTCTACTTCTTCAGGACAGACCGCAAGTAACCCTTTGGCTTTTTTGAATAATAATGATATTGAGTCCATAGAAGTACTTAAAGACGGAGCTGCTGCATCTATATATGGAGCTCAGGCCGCAAACGGGGTTGTGCTGGTTACGACAAAAGCCGGAAAGGCCGGGAAAACCAAAGTAAACCTCAATTATTATAACGGTATTACCAGCCCAATGCCGGAGATGAAAATGCTGAATACACAGCAGTTTTTTCAATCCAGATTGGAATCGCGTAACAATCGTTATCCGACACGTACACCTGAACGAAACAGAGCAGATATCCTGACAGGGATGGGCTTTCCTGCTGATATGACTGACGAAGAGATTGCTGCATTGCCTACATACAACTGGCAGGAAGCAGCTTTCAGAACCGGTCATACCAATAATGCAGACCTTTCTATCAGCGGAGGAAATGATAAAACCACATTTTTCCTTTCCGGATCTTACAATAAGACGGATGGAAATGTGGTGTCTATAGACTTTGAGCGGGCAACGGCTAAATTGGGATTAACCCATAAGTTAACCGATAGGTTATCGCTTGCCACAAACATTAACCTGAGTACAATTACCCAAAACGGTACTTCAGGAAGTAATGGTTCTACAGGAGCATATGCAGCACCGCAATACAGTGCGCCGATGATTTTGCCATTTATTCCGGTTTACAATGCAGATGGAAGCTACAATGCGCCGATCGATGGCTTTCCGGGTTCTTCTAACCGTAATCCTATACAGGAAAGTGTAGTAGGTACATTGCAAAGCCGTACAAAAGCCCTTGTATCTAATTTTTCTGCTACTTATCAGATCAACAGTAAACTAAGCTTCAAATCATTCTACGGTATAGATTATCGTATTATCGATGATGAACGCTATGTAGATCCGCGTACCCGAAGTGGAGCGGCTTCTCAGGGATCCCTGACAATTGGTAAAAGACAGAACAGTAATTTTCTTACAAACCAGACCTTAAACTATAAAACAACATTTGCTGAAGACCACAATCTTTCTGCTTTATTAGGTGCGGAGTACAGATATGACAACAGAGAAATTTCTTCTGTTACAGGAACTGGTTTTACAACTTATCAGTTCAGATCATTACAGTCTGCAGCTATCATTACTGCTGGTACAGGTAGCTGGACTGGCTTCAAAAGAGCCGGTGTATTCGGACAGGTTAACTATGATTTTCAGAAAAAATATCTGTTAAGTGCTGTTCTGCGTTATGACGGATCATCCCGTTTTGGTAAAAACAATAAATTTGGATGGTTTCCAGCGATTTCTGCAGGATGGAACATGTCAGAAGAAGCCTTCCTGAAAGATCAGGAATGGATCAATCAGCTGAAACTAAGAGTAGGATATGGTGAAACCGGTAATGATGCTATCGGCAATTTTGACTCCCGTGCTTTGTATGGAAGTTCTAGTTCATCCAACTATAATCAGGAGCCGGGGATTTATCCTTCTGGTATAGAAAATGCCCTGTTGAAGTGGGAGCGTAATGTGACTACTAATATTGGTGTGGATTATGCCTTTTTCAATAATAGAGTACAGGGCTCCGTTGAAGTGTTCAGAAGGTTAAGTAAAGACTTGTTGCTGGATAAGCCTCTTCCTTACCTCAGTGGATTCTCAAATGTAACCAGTAATGTGGGAAAACTTAAGAATGAAGGTATAGAGTTTGAGATCCGTACGCGAAATATTCAATCCGATGATTTCTCCTGGTCTACTAATTTTAATATCTCTTTCCTGCGCAACCGTGTATTGGGACTATTAGGAGATGATAAGGTCTTACCTGGAAATCAGTCTGTACGTGTAGGTTATGCATTAGGTACCAATGTGACTTATCAGTATGCAGGTGTCAATTCAGCTACAGGCAGACCAATGTGGTATGATGCTAATGGTGAAATTACTTATCAGCCTTCAGCACCGAATGATTACAAAATATTTGGGAATCAGTTAAGTGATTTCTATGGTGGGTTCACCAATACATTCCAATACAAAGGCTTCTCGCTTAATGTGTTTTTCCATTACGATTATGGTCGTGAGTTAAGTAACAGTGGTATGAATTCGAAATGGTATGCCAATGGAGGAGACTACAGAAATACATTGGAATGGATCTTTAATAACAGATGGACTACGCCAGGTCAGTTGACAACAGTACCTCGTCCTTTTGACGGAAATGCGGAGACCAATGGTATGTCTCAGGTATCCAGCAGCAGCCGTTATCTGGAGGATGCATCTTTTATACGCCTTAAAAATGTATCCCTGTCTTATCAGTTACCTAAATCCTGGACCAGCCGTCTGAAATTGTCTGATGTAAAAGTGTATGCACAGGGAGAGAATCTGGCGACATGGACTAAATGGACAGGCTATGATCCGGAATTGATTATTGATTCAGGAGATTTCAGTTCTACTCAGGGAGCTATACCACAGACACGCGCATATACATTAGGAGTACAGATCGGGTTTTAA
- a CDS encoding RagB/SusD family nutrient uptake outer membrane protein: protein MKKITYIILLATSMWATSCEKMLEVDPRQSIDASTALTSPEAITAATNGVYAKLREVSLYGRDLIAIPELLADNAINTGAGNRLIRESNNEIGAHITNWQQSYYGINQINLILDALENIELEANFKNNIKGQNLFLRALLYHNLLRVYAYDPTAIVSASDRGGVPIVLKGVLEVDQIAFASRNTIQEGYKQVYQDLTDASTLIAESNNSKAPAFASRGAVAALFSRVALYNGDYEKAVAEADKAMASGVATFPANAQLISSWRSEKHPESFFEIAFTTADNLGSNESLRATFMTRTTVTSNATASFGNVVVSDDLYAKYSASDTRRGLIMKGLGANASRNEMTKFASKNGVANLDNVPVIRYAEVLLNKAEALANLGKDSDARTALNRIRTRANLAELSLSGTALMDEIILQRRLELAFEGHRFFDIKRRGKDIIKDAGNVMFNDFRILGRLPIREIEINPNLVQNPGY from the coding sequence ATGAAAAAAATAACATATATAATACTTTTGGCCACTTCGATGTGGGCGACTTCATGTGAGAAGATGCTGGAAGTGGATCCTCGTCAATCCATAGATGCCTCTACAGCACTCACCAGTCCTGAAGCCATCACTGCAGCCACAAACGGAGTATATGCAAAATTAAGGGAAGTAAGTCTGTATGGGCGTGATCTGATTGCGATACCTGAATTGCTGGCGGACAATGCTATCAATACCGGAGCAGGAAACCGCCTGATCAGAGAGTCAAATAATGAGATAGGAGCACATATTACAAACTGGCAGCAGTCCTATTACGGGATCAACCAGATCAATCTGATTCTGGATGCATTGGAAAATATAGAACTGGAAGCAAATTTTAAAAATAATATCAAAGGCCAGAATCTGTTTCTCAGAGCTTTATTGTATCACAATCTCTTACGTGTATATGCGTATGATCCCACAGCTATTGTATCTGCATCAGATAGAGGAGGCGTGCCGATAGTGCTGAAGGGTGTACTTGAGGTGGATCAGATCGCGTTTGCTTCGCGCAATACGATTCAAGAAGGATACAAACAGGTGTATCAGGATCTGACAGATGCTTCTACACTGATTGCAGAAAGCAACAACAGTAAAGCTCCGGCTTTTGCATCACGGGGAGCAGTAGCTGCACTTTTCAGTCGTGTAGCATTATATAACGGTGATTATGAGAAAGCTGTTGCAGAAGCTGATAAAGCGATGGCCAGCGGAGTGGCGACATTTCCGGCTAATGCTCAGCTGATCAGCTCATGGCGGAGTGAAAAACACCCTGAATCATTCTTTGAAATTGCTTTTACCACAGCAGATAACCTGGGTAGTAATGAGTCCCTTAGAGCCACATTTATGACAAGAACTACGGTTACATCTAATGCTACCGCTTCTTTCGGAAATGTAGTGGTTAGTGATGATCTGTATGCGAAATACAGCGCTAGTGATACGAGAAGAGGATTGATAATGAAAGGATTGGGCGCAAATGCCAGCAGAAATGAAATGACTAAATTTGCCAGCAAAAACGGAGTAGCTAACCTGGACAATGTACCCGTAATCCGTTATGCAGAAGTCCTGTTGAATAAGGCAGAAGCGCTGGCTAATCTGGGTAAAGACAGCGATGCAAGAACAGCTCTCAATCGCATACGTACACGTGCAAATCTTGCTGAATTATCGCTGTCAGGCACAGCATTGATGGATGAGATTATCTTACAAAGACGATTAGAACTGGCTTTTGAGGGACATCGTTTCTTTGATATCAAAAGACGCGGAAAAGATATCATCAAAGATGCCGGAAATGTAATGTTTAATGATTTCAGAATTCTGGGTAGACTTCCTATACGCGAAATTGAGATCAACCCTAATCTTGTTCAGAACCCAGGCTACTAA
- a CDS encoding DUF4843 domain-containing protein — translation MKTYIGLLAVLISVLFTSCFKDHEEDFYLPDFRIEFQDAVMNTNSPGLSYPILKELRSKAGLQKYQVNLIGGLKDTDQIVKVRIRPESTAKANEHYKLPKGSELVIPANSAFGYFEVEIPELTNTTAVSLIFDLESNDQLKVSANYSTLGLTIRK, via the coding sequence ATGAAAACATATATAGGTTTATTGGCGGTGTTGATCAGTGTATTGTTCACCTCATGCTTTAAAGATCATGAAGAGGATTTTTACCTTCCTGATTTCAGAATTGAGTTTCAGGATGCGGTAATGAATACCAATAGTCCCGGATTATCTTATCCGATTCTGAAAGAACTTCGGAGCAAGGCTGGCCTTCAGAAATATCAGGTCAACCTGATAGGAGGACTGAAAGATACGGATCAGATTGTAAAAGTTCGTATCAGACCTGAAAGTACAGCAAAGGCAAATGAGCATTATAAACTTCCGAAAGGAAGTGAACTTGTCATCCCGGCAAATAGTGCTTTCGGATATTTTGAAGTGGAGATACCCGAATTGACCAATACTACAGCTGTCAGTCTGATCTTTGATCTGGAATCCAATGATCAGCTGAAGGTAAGTGCAAATTACAGCACTCTGGGACTGACTATCCGTAAATAA
- a CDS encoding metallophosphoesterase has product MIRRNVLTLALACTALSGYSQEKLTGLQEEPHIFFEDNTTTIKWVDKGLYRHVSSSNRKEFDKQIKLFSQKLDVDLKDVLQQKENTRRDESAFLEQYSDVQHFAAISDLHGQHDLFVRLLQQHNIIDKKGNWTYGDGHLVIVGDIMDRGDKVTESLWLLVKLEKQALSKGGRVHYVIGNHELMVFDNDLRYINQKYKEVASLFGIGYDQFFSKDSFFGKWLKQKPVIIGINNILFTHGGISPEFVEKGLTASRTNKLFTDSIFTRSKTVYRQNKELEFLTRSKGPLWYRGYFTDSTFNAQTLNFILHGLKKDHIIVGHTSHPTIVNLYDNRIFGVDSSIKNGKNGEILLYEKGIFYRGLLNGKKEKF; this is encoded by the coding sequence GTGATAAGAAGAAATGTTCTGACGTTGGCACTGGCCTGTACAGCATTAAGTGGATACAGCCAGGAAAAACTGACCGGACTTCAGGAAGAACCGCATATATTTTTTGAAGACAATACAACTACCATTAAATGGGTGGACAAAGGTCTATATCGGCATGTCAGCTCCTCGAACAGAAAAGAGTTTGATAAGCAAATTAAACTGTTCTCTCAAAAGCTGGATGTAGATCTGAAGGATGTATTACAGCAAAAGGAAAATACGAGAAGGGACGAATCGGCTTTTTTAGAACAATACAGTGATGTCCAGCATTTTGCTGCTATCAGCGACCTGCACGGCCAGCATGATTTATTCGTTCGCTTATTGCAGCAGCATAATATTATAGACAAAAAGGGAAACTGGACCTATGGAGATGGTCATCTCGTGATTGTAGGAGATATTATGGACAGAGGAGATAAGGTCACTGAAAGTCTCTGGTTATTAGTGAAACTGGAAAAACAAGCCCTCTCAAAGGGAGGTAGGGTACATTATGTGATTGGCAATCATGAACTCATGGTATTTGACAATGATCTTCGCTACATCAATCAAAAGTATAAAGAAGTGGCCTCTCTTTTTGGAATAGGATATGATCAGTTTTTCAGTAAAGATAGTTTCTTTGGCAAGTGGCTGAAGCAGAAACCAGTAATCATTGGTATTAATAATATCCTGTTTACACATGGAGGAATTTCTCCGGAATTTGTAGAAAAGGGGCTGACAGCTTCGCGTACAAATAAGCTGTTTACGGATAGTATCTTTACAAGGTCCAAGACAGTATATCGTCAGAATAAAGAACTGGAGTTTCTGACGCGCTCAAAAGGTCCGCTTTGGTACAGAGGATATTTTACAGATTCCACTTTTAATGCACAAACGCTGAATTTTATTCTGCACGGATTGAAAAAAGACCACATAATTGTAGGTCATACCTCGCATCCGACTATTGTAAACTTGTATGACAACAGGATATTTGGAGTCGATTCAAGTATAAAAAATGGCAAGAACGGAGAAATACTGTTGTATGAAAAAGGTATATTTTACCGTGGACTGTTAAACGGAAAAAAAGAAAAATTCTAA